A single window of Nicotiana tomentosiformis chromosome 1, ASM39032v3, whole genome shotgun sequence DNA harbors:
- the LOC138909168 gene encoding uncharacterized protein yields the protein MPLRGCFERGDTRHIVRDCPRLWMGELHQGTQAMILSPYATPPAQPTRDGGHTGMGHPRERGQARCYAFPSRTEAIALDAVITDMSHDSLDKPVYVSTHAEDSIMVDRVYRSCLVIIGGYEIRVDYLLLNMVDLDVVLGMDWLSSYHAILDCHAKTVTLAMPALPRLEWRGSLGPIPVE from the exons ATGCCGCTGAGAGGCTGTTTCGAGCGTGGTGATACCAGACACattgtgagagattgtcccagactttggATGGGTGAACTTCATCAGGGTACTCAAGCTATGATTCTCTCTCCATATGCTACTCCACCCGCACAACCAACTAGAGATGGAGGACATACGGGTATGGGTCATCCTAGAGAGAGAGGCCAGGCCCGCTGTTATGCTTTCCCTAGTAGGACTGAGGCAATTGCATTAGAtgcagtcattacag atATGTCTCATGATTCTCTAGATAaacctgtttatgtgtctacgcaTGCTgaggattctattatggtggaccgtGTTTATCGTTCTTGTTTGGTCATTATTGGTGGCTATGAGATTAGGGTTGATTATTTATTGCTTAATATGGTGGATTTGGATGTggtattgggtatggattggttatcttcataccatgctattcttgattgccacgctaagaccgtgacgttggctatgccggcaTTGCCAAGGTTGGAATGGAGAGGGTCTTTGGGGCCTATTCCAGTAGAGTAG